The following proteins come from a genomic window of Desulfobacterales bacterium:
- the plsY gene encoding glycerol-3-phosphate 1-O-acyltransferase PlsY: MELIVSVKYVGLAVLAYLMGSIPWGLILARRFGAVDVRQAGSKNIGATNVLRTAGLGLGILTLVGDLSKGALPVWLAAKMTGHPESLTATYMSAVALCAFAGHLYPVFLKFKTGGKGVATAAGCFLIISPGAVGIVLIIFILSAGISNRVSVGSLAAVAALVPAVWWGTNAGTFTACAGVMAVFIYVRHRENIRRLISGTEPAIWGRNDK; the protein is encoded by the coding sequence ATGGAGCTTATCGTTAGTGTTAAATATGTAGGTCTTGCTGTATTGGCTTACCTGATGGGTTCGATACCCTGGGGGTTGATTCTGGCCCGTCGGTTTGGTGCCGTTGATGTTCGGCAGGCGGGCAGTAAAAACATCGGTGCAACCAATGTTTTAAGAACAGCCGGATTGGGATTGGGAATTCTGACGCTGGTCGGCGATCTGTCCAAGGGAGCGCTGCCGGTATGGCTTGCCGCCAAAATGACCGGTCATCCTGAATCGCTGACTGCAACCTATATGTCTGCGGTGGCCTTGTGCGCTTTTGCGGGGCATTTGTACCCTGTTTTTTTAAAGTTTAAAACCGGCGGGAAAGGAGTTGCAACGGCGGCAGGATGTTTTCTGATAATTTCACCCGGCGCCGTGGGTATTGTCCTGATAATTTTTATCCTGTCCGCCGGGATTTCGAACCGGGTCTCAGTGGGATCGCTTGCCGCAGTAGCGGCTTTGGTCCCGGCGGTCTGGTGGGGAACAAACGCGGGGACCTTTACCGCCTGTGCCGGTGTCATGGCCGTATTCATTTATGTCCGCCACAGGGAAAATATCCGTCGGTTGATTTCCGGAACAGAACCGGCCATTTGGGGTAGGAATGATAAATAG
- a CDS encoding NYN domain-containing protein: MSLHIIIDGYNLIRQSPQLKRLDLEDIQLGRQMLIEELAFYKKRKRHRITVVFDGANAPVFTQTKDRINKIDILFSRPGELADTIIKRMSAREKEKALVVSSDRDIAVFAMSQGAAVISSLHFSEKIARTSSAPDDSSDSLDVKSWNPSTKKKGPNRRLPKRERKNKIKTRKL; this comes from the coding sequence ATGTCGCTTCATATTATTATAGACGGTTATAATCTTATCCGTCAATCGCCGCAATTAAAGCGCTTGGACCTTGAGGACATACAGCTTGGGCGTCAGATGCTGATCGAGGAGCTGGCTTTCTACAAAAAGAGGAAGCGCCACCGGATAACCGTGGTCTTTGACGGCGCCAATGCACCTGTTTTCACCCAGACGAAAGATCGCATCAATAAAATCGATATTCTGTTTTCCCGCCCCGGCGAATTAGCCGATACCATTATCAAAAGAATGTCCGCAAGAGAGAAGGAGAAAGCGCTGGTTGTCAGCTCTGACCGGGATATAGCCGTTTTTGCAATGTCCCAAGGCGCTGCTGTTATCAGTTCGCTCCATTTTTCCGAAAAGATTGCGCGAACCTCCTCCGCTCCGGATGACAGTTCAGATTCTCTTGATGTTAAAAGCTGGAATCCTTCGACGAAAAAAAAGGGACCCAACCGGCGCCTGCCAAAGCGCGAACGGAAAAACAAAATAAAAACCCGCAAACTTTAG
- the ispH gene encoding 4-hydroxy-3-methylbut-2-enyl diphosphate reductase — MKIILAKSAGFCMGVRKAVELALDTANKNPGPIYTFGDLIHNPQAIALLEEKGISVIDQIPEQGNGTLLVRAHGVPPETKELLEKASFTVKDATCPRVIKVQLIIQRYAKQGYTAIIIGDEDHPEVVGLLGYAEGKGLAIENLQDLEALPEFDKAIIVAQTTQNTLFFRTVKQWAARKYPHYKVFNTICDSTEKRQREVARMAESVDAVIVVGGHHSGNTQRLAEVARSKGKPAFQIETESDLDIQALEKYRVIGITAGASTPNWIIKKVYRTLETELTKKGQKWRRFLYSAQHNLLLTNIYVAIGAGCLCYASTKLIRSPFSFAHILIAMLYVLSMHIINNLTGRKSDRYNDPERALFYNKYRRTLAALAIIAGASGLVKSYQLGPIPFVTILAMSVMGLLYNIRMVPDRFPSIKFRRIKDIPGSKTILIAVAWGIVTAVLPALSTGSGLFGTEIPLVFLWSSSMVFVRTAFFDILDMQGDRIVGKETIPILMGQKNALYMLKALIGLNLATLLFSSAFGVFSNLGFVLTICPFFALAVLFSHENNFVPPGIKLEFLVETNFVLAGIITFLWLSL, encoded by the coding sequence ATGAAAATCATACTTGCCAAAAGTGCCGGATTCTGTATGGGCGTTCGCAAAGCTGTCGAGCTGGCGCTTGACACCGCCAATAAAAATCCGGGTCCCATTTATACCTTTGGCGACTTAATCCACAATCCCCAGGCAATCGCTCTTTTAGAGGAAAAGGGTATTTCCGTTATCGACCAAATCCCTGAACAAGGCAACGGAACCTTGCTGGTCAGGGCACATGGCGTCCCCCCCGAAACAAAGGAACTGCTTGAAAAGGCCAGCTTTACCGTAAAGGATGCCACCTGCCCAAGGGTGATAAAGGTTCAACTCATTATTCAACGATATGCCAAGCAGGGATATACCGCCATTATTATCGGCGATGAGGATCATCCTGAGGTAGTTGGGCTGTTGGGTTACGCGGAAGGCAAAGGGCTTGCGATTGAAAACCTCCAGGATCTCGAAGCCCTTCCCGAATTTGACAAGGCAATCATTGTTGCCCAGACAACCCAGAATACACTTTTTTTTAGAACCGTCAAACAATGGGCCGCTCGAAAATATCCCCATTACAAAGTATTCAATACCATATGTGATTCCACTGAAAAACGTCAGCGCGAAGTTGCCCGGATGGCTGAATCCGTCGATGCGGTTATCGTGGTCGGCGGTCACCACAGCGGAAATACCCAACGGCTGGCGGAAGTGGCCCGGAGCAAGGGGAAACCCGCCTTTCAAATTGAAACAGAATCGGATCTGGACATACAGGCGCTTGAAAAGTATCGTGTTATCGGGATAACGGCAGGGGCTTCTACGCCCAACTGGATAATAAAAAAGGTGTATCGAACCCTTGAAACGGAACTGACCAAAAAAGGCCAAAAATGGCGCCGCTTCCTGTATAGCGCCCAGCACAACCTTCTGCTGACGAACATTTATGTGGCCATCGGAGCCGGATGTCTCTGCTATGCATCAACAAAACTGATCCGAAGCCCTTTTTCATTTGCCCATATCCTGATCGCCATGCTTTACGTTCTTTCCATGCACATTATCAATAACCTGACCGGTAGAAAATCCGACCGATACAACGATCCGGAAAGAGCCCTGTTCTATAACAAGTACCGGCGAACGCTTGCAGCATTGGCCATCATTGCCGGTGCTTCGGGCCTGGTCAAATCTTATCAGCTGGGGCCGATCCCATTTGTGACAATTCTGGCAATGAGCGTAATGGGTTTGCTCTATAATATCCGGATGGTGCCCGACAGGTTCCCATCAATAAAATTCAGGAGAATCAAAGACATTCCCGGGTCAAAAACAATCCTAATCGCCGTCGCCTGGGGCATTGTAACGGCTGTCCTGCCGGCGCTATCCACGGGTTCCGGCTTGTTTGGAACTGAAATCCCCCTGGTCTTTTTGTGGAGCTCCAGCATGGTTTTCGTCAGAACCGCCTTTTTTGACATCTTGGATATGCAGGGCGATCGGATCGTCGGCAAAGAAACCATTCCAATCCTGATGGGTCAAAAAAATGCCCTGTACATGCTTAAAGCCCTGATTGGGCTGAATCTGGCCACGCTCTTGTTTTCAAGCGCTTTTGGCGTTTTCTCAAACCTTGGTTTTGTTCTGACAATCTGCCCGTTTTTTGCCCTGGCTGTGCTGTTTTCCCATGAAAACAACTTCGTTCCGCCTGGAATAAAACTGGAGTTTCTGGTTGAGACCAATTTTGTTCTGGCAGGGATCATAACATTTTTATGGCTCTCGCTTTAA
- a CDS encoding 16S rRNA (uracil(1498)-N(3))-methyltransferase, translated as METRRFFVETSNLTGSTALISGPDARHIKTVLRLKPGDEIALFDGTGVVYSARITLFLEKQVKVDLLGKCPFTAESPVDITVAQAYLKDNKMDMLVRQLTELGITAWRPFISRRSIPKPDNKRLEGRRQRWQKIAQESLKQCRRGRVPQIGPMENYEAVLERAQTSDLKIIFWESEKQPLQSLVETPQPGRIVRDIFLIMGPEGGFATQEVQQAEACGFQSISLGPRILKAETATVTACALIQYLFGDLGQKNLDKQKGF; from the coding sequence TTGGAAACGCGACGGTTTTTTGTTGAAACATCTAATCTGACCGGTTCAACGGCCCTCATTTCAGGACCCGACGCCCGGCACATTAAAACCGTGTTGAGGCTTAAGCCCGGGGATGAAATAGCGCTTTTTGACGGAACCGGCGTGGTCTATTCGGCCAGAATCACTCTATTTTTAGAAAAACAGGTGAAGGTCGATCTGCTCGGCAAGTGCCCCTTTACAGCCGAATCTCCGGTCGATATTACGGTAGCTCAAGCTTATCTAAAAGACAATAAAATGGATATGTTGGTCAGGCAACTGACCGAACTGGGCATTACGGCCTGGCGCCCATTTATTTCAAGGAGGTCGATTCCCAAGCCGGATAATAAGCGTCTTGAGGGCCGCAGGCAGCGCTGGCAGAAAATTGCCCAGGAATCCCTGAAGCAGTGTCGGCGGGGGCGAGTGCCGCAAATTGGCCCAATGGAGAATTACGAAGCGGTTCTGGAGAGGGCTCAAACCAGTGATTTAAAAATTATTTTCTGGGAAAGCGAAAAACAGCCTTTGCAATCATTGGTTGAAACGCCGCAGCCGGGTAGGATCGTCCGGGACATCTTTCTCATTATGGGACCTGAGGGTGGTTTTGCAACACAGGAAGTCCAGCAGGCCGAGGCCTGCGGATTTCAGAGCATCTCACTTGGCCCCAGAATTTTAAAAGCAGAAACGGCAACGGTGACCGCCTGCGCCCTCATTCAGTACCTTTTTGGTGATTTAGGCCAAAAAAATCTTGACAAACAGAAAGGCTTTTAA
- a CDS encoding antibiotic biosynthesis monooxygenase, producing MTAKIIIRRNVPEHKVKELTPLLRQMRNICMNQPGYISGETLKNYDDPGKFMVISTWESVEDWKRWVSSSQRLEIQIQIDYLTGEQTEYGIYVYA from the coding sequence ATGACAGCTAAAATTATCATCAGACGAAATGTACCCGAACATAAAGTAAAAGAGCTGACCCCGCTTCTCAGACAGATGAGGAACATTTGTATGAACCAGCCGGGTTATATTTCCGGCGAGACATTAAAAAACTACGATGACCCCGGCAAATTTATGGTAATCAGCACTTGGGAATCCGTAGAGGATTGGAAGCGATGGGTCTCCAGCAGTCAGCGGTTGGAAATACAGATCCAGATAGATTATTTGACAGGGGAACAAACCGAATATGGCATATATGTCTATGCCTGA
- a CDS encoding Smr/MutS family protein: protein MKPVELPIADILDLHTFNPRELSGLLDDYFSACIEKQIYSVRLIHGKGKGILRSRVLGILGQHPLVRSSKPAPLEAGGWGATLVELKRPS from the coding sequence GTGAAACCTGTGGAACTGCCGATTGCGGACATACTGGATCTGCACACCTTTAACCCACGCGAACTATCCGGTCTGCTGGATGATTATTTCAGTGCTTGCATTGAAAAACAAATTTATTCCGTACGTCTGATCCACGGGAAAGGCAAAGGGATACTCAGGAGCAGGGTGCTGGGGATCTTGGGACAGCACCCGCTGGTGCGGTCATCTAAACCCGCACCCCTGGAAGCCGGCGGCTGGGGTGCCACGCTGGTGGAGTTAAAACGGCCGTCGTAA
- a CDS encoding FAD-dependent oxidoreductase: protein MKPKKLLVVGGVAGGASCAARARRLSEETEIIVFERGPYASFANCGLPYYVGKIIKKEEDLLVATPELFRDRFNIDVRTHQNVRQVFPGQKEIEVQRLTSGEIYRETYDALVLSPGSEPIKPNLEGIGLPGIFTLWTIPDSREIISWIESRPVKHAVVVGGGFIGLEMTESLTRLGIQTTIVEMQPHLMPSLDPEMAAFLHDHLTNSGVTLCLNSAVVGFKPDGEAISVLLASGQTLSTDLVILSVGVRPRTELAVSAGLKIGETGGIWVDDQMRTSDENIWAVGDAVEIRDVVLNLKRLVPLAGPANRQGRIAADNIFGDGSSPHRFRGSQATAVCGVLGLTVASTGVSEKYLKQISEKNPISAYEKIYLHPDHHAGYYPDAKTITMKLIFSKTDGRVLGAQAIGLAGVEKRIDVIAMAIQKSATVYDLEEAELCYAPQFGSAKDPVNLAGMIAANVLRGHVSVGHWQDLQNSEGFILDVRTPREYRKGHLTNAVNVPLDVLRSRLGELPQDREIWTHCFVGQRSYYAARILQQHGFRVRNLSGGFLLYPAVERFKNLLKPGL from the coding sequence ATGAAACCCAAGAAACTCCTGGTTGTGGGCGGCGTCGCCGGGGGAGCCTCCTGTGCGGCACGGGCACGGAGACTTTCCGAAGAGACTGAAATTATTGTTTTTGAACGCGGCCCCTATGCATCATTTGCCAACTGCGGCCTGCCGTATTACGTCGGCAAAATCATCAAAAAAGAAGAAGACCTGCTGGTAGCAACGCCGGAACTTTTCAGGGACCGCTTCAATATTGATGTTCGCACACACCAGAATGTTCGTCAGGTGTTTCCCGGGCAAAAAGAAATTGAGGTGCAAAGGTTAACCTCCGGTGAGATCTACCGCGAAACATATGATGCCCTGGTGCTTTCTCCCGGGTCGGAACCCATTAAACCCAATTTGGAAGGAATCGGACTGCCGGGCATTTTTACGCTATGGACCATCCCGGACTCCCGCGAAATTATCAGTTGGATAGAATCCAGACCCGTCAAGCATGCGGTGGTGGTGGGCGGTGGTTTTATCGGACTTGAGATGACTGAAAGTCTTACAAGGCTGGGTATTCAAACAACCATCGTTGAAATGCAGCCGCATCTGATGCCTTCGCTGGATCCGGAAATGGCTGCCTTTCTTCATGATCATCTCACAAACAGTGGGGTCACGCTGTGCCTTAATTCAGCTGTCGTTGGATTCAAACCCGATGGAGAAGCGATTTCGGTGTTATTGGCCTCCGGGCAGACACTTTCAACCGATCTGGTGATTCTCTCTGTAGGCGTTCGCCCCCGGACGGAACTGGCAGTGTCGGCCGGCCTGAAAATCGGTGAAACCGGCGGCATCTGGGTCGACGACCAGATGCGAACCAGTGACGAAAACATCTGGGCGGTGGGCGATGCTGTTGAAATCCGGGATGTTGTCCTGAATTTAAAGCGTCTGGTTCCCCTGGCCGGCCCGGCCAACCGGCAGGGCCGCATTGCCGCAGATAATATTTTTGGGGATGGTTCATCGCCGCATCGCTTCAGGGGAAGTCAGGCAACGGCCGTCTGCGGCGTACTGGGTTTAACAGTTGCTTCAACCGGTGTCTCCGAAAAATATTTAAAGCAAATTTCAGAGAAGAATCCGATCTCTGCATATGAAAAAATTTACCTCCACCCTGATCATCATGCCGGATACTACCCCGATGCCAAAACCATCACCATGAAACTGATTTTTTCCAAAACTGACGGCCGCGTACTGGGCGCACAGGCAATCGGCCTGGCAGGTGTTGAAAAGAGAATTGACGTTATCGCAATGGCGATACAAAAAAGCGCGACCGTCTACGATCTTGAGGAGGCAGAACTCTGCTATGCGCCTCAGTTCGGCTCTGCCAAAGATCCTGTCAATCTGGCCGGAATGATTGCAGCCAACGTTCTGCGCGGACATGTATCGGTGGGTCACTGGCAAGACTTACAAAATTCGGAGGGCTTTATACTGGATGTTCGCACACCGCGCGAATACCGGAAAGGCCATCTAACAAACGCCGTAAACGTTCCACTGGATGTGCTCCGTTCGCGCCTGGGGGAACTTCCACAGGACCGAGAAATATGGACCCACTGTTTTGTGGGGCAGCGGTCATATTATGCCGCCCGTATTCTGCAGCAGCATGGTTTTAGGGTACGGAACCTTTCGGGCGGGTTTCTGCTCTATCCGGCGGTGGAAAGATTTAAAAATCTACTGAAACCGGGGCTTTAA
- a CDS encoding zf-TFIIB domain-containing protein, whose translation MSTEKPVSKEEEFFLKMNQEKISKLRTEMDQKRSEDEKSLRKQVHWMKCPKCGSDLKEIHHQNVIIDSCMECKGVWLDSGELNILIEGQARFTKGLFGKIFGQK comes from the coding sequence ATGTCTACAGAAAAACCGGTCAGCAAGGAAGAAGAATTTTTCTTAAAGATGAATCAGGAAAAAATAAGTAAATTGCGAACTGAAATGGACCAAAAGCGATCAGAAGATGAAAAGAGTCTGCGCAAGCAAGTTCATTGGATGAAATGCCCCAAGTGCGGCTCTGACTTAAAAGAGATCCATCACCAGAACGTGATCATTGACTCGTGTATGGAATGCAAGGGCGTCTGGCTGGACAGCGGTGAGTTGAACATCTTAATTGAAGGCCAGGCCCGTTTTACAAAGGGTCTGTTTGGTAAAATTTTCGGCCAAAAATAG
- a CDS encoding 4Fe-4S binding protein, with protein sequence MQLDRDLCTGCKICSQECSVHAIEMESNLPRFGENCVRCGLCVTICPAKALLLPTEERAREIRCDHCPVGCQIPVGYLGACQRYRNERNTLKPARPLVLPLSKALKDRYRQTLISQPLITAIGAGSTYPDYIPAPYAAQKKVGDVDVVTVVSESPLTYSSIMVKIDTDRFIGDETATVKYRGAAVGHVTTEQYGSKMISIGGVNIMKTKSRLKTTRLIVDIANNEPFTLKVHKGARLELQVGHPPVIDKIAADAMKIACGAGIMGIFGLKLKDLADEIIILDSDITGLFSESHVGHILGFKPSGIKPPGRYSTPGRYFGDIGNGWGGTNITDPLQAFSITDPDKVWDGMKVLILEVTGRHSALLQADQNKQFHPLAVPPTVEEIKGLIQKNKENSLTSAVYMGGCGGSARAGITAYPIKLNQAVHNGDVRLTVGGVPAYVMPGGGINFLVDVAKMRWRPFSWTPSPAVVVPLEYTMEKETYFRLGGHQQNLTTLEDLLQERETRPWDEINS encoded by the coding sequence ATGCAATTAGACCGTGATCTTTGCACCGGCTGTAAAATTTGCTCCCAGGAATGTTCAGTTCATGCCATCGAAATGGAAAGCAACCTGCCCCGGTTCGGAGAGAACTGCGTCCGCTGCGGACTGTGCGTGACCATCTGCCCGGCAAAGGCCTTATTGCTTCCAACCGAGGAACGGGCCCGTGAAATTCGCTGTGACCACTGCCCGGTGGGTTGTCAGATACCGGTGGGATATTTGGGCGCCTGCCAACGTTACCGCAACGAACGGAACACACTCAAACCCGCCCGGCCCCTGGTTCTGCCGCTATCCAAAGCGCTTAAAGACCGCTATCGCCAAACCCTGATCAGTCAGCCGCTGATTACGGCCATCGGCGCCGGCAGCACTTATCCGGACTATATTCCCGCACCGTATGCCGCCCAAAAAAAAGTGGGCGACGTGGATGTCGTCACCGTGGTCAGCGAATCCCCCCTGACATATTCCAGTATCATGGTAAAAATCGATACCGACCGGTTTATCGGCGATGAAACGGCAACTGTAAAATACCGCGGGGCCGCCGTCGGCCATGTCACCACCGAACAATATGGCTCCAAAATGATCAGCATCGGCGGCGTCAATATCATGAAAACCAAAAGCCGTTTAAAAACCACCCGGCTCATTGTCGACATTGCCAACAATGAGCCTTTCACGCTCAAGGTTCACAAAGGCGCCAGACTGGAGCTCCAGGTGGGGCATCCCCCCGTTATCGACAAAATAGCCGCCGATGCCATGAAAATTGCCTGTGGCGCCGGCATCATGGGCATCTTTGGGTTGAAATTAAAAGACCTGGCGGATGAGATAATCATCCTGGATTCAGACATTACCGGTTTATTTTCTGAAAGCCATGTGGGCCATATCCTGGGCTTTAAACCAAGCGGCATTAAGCCCCCCGGCAGATATTCAACACCGGGACGATATTTCGGTGATATCGGCAACGGGTGGGGGGGAACGAATATTACGGACCCCCTTCAGGCTTTCAGCATAACCGATCCGGATAAAGTATGGGACGGTATGAAAGTGCTGATTCTGGAAGTCACCGGCCGGCACTCCGCGCTGCTCCAGGCCGATCAAAACAAGCAGTTTCATCCCCTTGCCGTTCCCCCGACGGTGGAAGAAATCAAGGGCCTGATACAGAAAAATAAGGAAAATTCTCTAACTTCTGCCGTTTACATGGGCGGCTGCGGCGGCAGCGCACGCGCCGGGATTACCGCCTATCCGATAAAGCTGAACCAGGCGGTTCACAACGGGGATGTTCGGCTGACCGTCGGCGGCGTTCCCGCATATGTCATGCCGGGCGGCGGCATTAATTTTCTGGTGGATGTTGCCAAAATGCGCTGGCGCCCATTTTCCTGGACACCTTCGCCGGCTGTTGTCGTTCCGTTGGAATACACCATGGAGAAAGAAACCTATTTCCGCCTGGGGGGGCATCAACAAAACTTAACAACGCTTGAAGATCTTCTGCAGGAACGCGAAACTCGACCCTGGGATGAAATAAATAGTTAA
- a CDS encoding CooT family nickel-binding protein, giving the protein MCEANAYLVDGDSNTLVMEAVDSVEPEGDGVKLINIFGDQKILKACIYSLSLVDHKVYLKKM; this is encoded by the coding sequence ATGTGCGAAGCGAATGCCTACTTGGTAGATGGCGATTCAAACACATTAGTCATGGAGGCTGTTGATTCAGTCGAGCCGGAAGGCGATGGTGTTAAATTAATTAATATATTCGGCGACCAGAAGATTTTAAAGGCTTGCATTTATTCTCTTTCGCTGGTTGACCACAAGGTTTATTTAAAAAAAATGTAA
- a CDS encoding ParB/RepB/Spo0J family partition protein: MQKGKALQGSDPLAKKRKKLVLGKGLDALIPDFDFESKRPTDYFHCEIELIRPNRFQPRRRFAENELNDLSLSIKNQGILQPLLVRKDDNGYELIAGERRLRAAKMAGLKQVPVVTKSISDKDMLELTIIENIQREDLNPLETAEAYFQLITEFELTQDQAAERVGKSRSSVANFLRLRQLPEQIKSSIAEGALSMGHARSLLGAPTAALQTAAYRMVISKGLSVRQTEALVKRLNTGTKQPLKPQPSTKDRHLSDLSDELSRQFGTKVQIKQHGKKGKVEIEFYSDEDLDRLLGLFNLSP, encoded by the coding sequence ATGCAGAAAGGCAAAGCATTACAAGGGTCCGATCCTCTGGCAAAAAAGAGAAAAAAACTGGTACTTGGTAAAGGACTGGATGCCCTTATACCTGACTTTGATTTCGAGTCAAAAAGGCCCACCGATTATTTCCACTGTGAGATTGAACTGATTCGGCCCAATCGGTTTCAGCCCCGTCGACGATTTGCCGAAAACGAACTAAATGATTTGAGCCTGTCCATAAAAAATCAGGGCATTCTTCAACCGCTTTTGGTCCGCAAAGACGACAACGGTTATGAACTGATAGCCGGCGAGAGAAGGCTCCGAGCCGCAAAAATGGCTGGTTTAAAGCAGGTGCCGGTGGTTACCAAAAGCATATCTGACAAGGATATGCTTGAACTGACCATTATAGAAAATATCCAACGGGAGGACTTAAATCCTTTGGAAACGGCGGAGGCTTACTTCCAGTTGATTACCGAATTTGAACTGACCCAGGATCAGGCGGCTGAACGGGTCGGTAAAAGCAGGTCGTCGGTTGCAAATTTTTTAAGGCTTCGTCAGTTGCCTGAACAGATCAAATCCAGCATTGCCGAAGGCGCCCTGAGCATGGGGCACGCACGGTCACTATTAGGGGCCCCCACAGCCGCCCTGCAGACCGCTGCCTACCGAATGGTCATTTCCAAAGGATTATCCGTCCGGCAGACCGAGGCGCTGGTTAAACGTTTAAATACCGGAACAAAACAACCCCTCAAACCCCAGCCAAGCACCAAAGACAGGCATCTTTCCGATCTGTCGGATGAGCTTTCGCGTCAGTTCGGCACCAAGGTTCAAATCAAGCAACACGGGAAAAAAGGCAAAGTTGAAATCGAATTTTACAGCGACGAAGATCTTGACCGCCTTTTAGGCCTTTTCAATCTGTCGCCTTAA
- a CDS encoding DUF3842 family protein, giving the protein MKIICVIDGQGGGIGSTIIKNLYGLDVDKSEIIALGTNAIATTQMLKAGANRGASGENAIVQTVPKVDIIIGPLSIIVANAMMGEITPNIAEAVSSSPARKYLLPLTQENIEIVGVSMLPLPHLIQTLTQKSLKSFITEKGSSNHSTD; this is encoded by the coding sequence ATGAAAATAATATGTGTCATTGATGGTCAGGGTGGCGGTATCGGCAGCACGATAATAAAAAACTTATACGGGCTCGACGTTGATAAGTCTGAAATCATTGCCTTGGGGACCAATGCCATTGCCACCACCCAAATGTTGAAAGCAGGAGCCAATCGAGGAGCTTCGGGAGAAAACGCAATAGTCCAAACCGTTCCCAAGGTCGATATCATCATCGGCCCTTTGAGTATCATTGTGGCAAATGCCATGATGGGTGAAATAACCCCTAATATAGCGGAAGCTGTGTCATCCAGCCCGGCTCGGAAATACCTGCTGCCGCTTACCCAGGAGAATATTGAGATTGTCGGCGTGTCAATGCTGCCGTTGCCGCATCTTATCCAAACGTTAACCCAAAAAAGTCTGAAAAGCTTTATAACGGAAAAGGGTTCAAGCAACCATTCCACCGATTGA
- a CDS encoding helix-turn-helix domain-containing protein: protein MTAANQSAMSLIQQFGISPQEAKAYFALLEKDNVTGYTLSKNAGIHSSKIYGILSRLLERQFIIATDTHPVKYVPRKPDDILSTIKKEFDDSLKALSTDMNRIYNNQAKREFVTWNITKRTDVFRKVRELIDQATDTIFLATWSKELRPIRQPLEKALQRGVKLNTVVYGTTNFKLKTVYQHQPSDYPLREMGLRRFVFAADSNRAAIANFSNDNSGSGLWTDNTGLVMLFRDFIIHEIYIIKIQEALPSQVQQLFGTGWEKIRQFNERTLDAIRP, encoded by the coding sequence ATGACAGCAGCAAACCAGTCAGCCATGTCGTTGATTCAACAATTCGGCATATCACCCCAGGAAGCCAAGGCATACTTCGCTCTTCTTGAGAAGGATAATGTTACCGGTTATACCTTGAGTAAAAACGCCGGTATTCATTCATCTAAAATTTACGGTATCTTAAGCCGGCTGTTGGAACGGCAGTTCATTATCGCCACAGATACGCACCCGGTCAAATATGTTCCCCGGAAACCCGACGACATCCTGTCCACTATAAAAAAAGAATTTGATGATTCCCTAAAAGCGCTCAGCACTGACATGAATCGAATATACAACAACCAGGCCAAAAGGGAATTCGTTACCTGGAACATCACCAAACGGACCGACGTGTTTCGCAAAGTTCGCGAACTGATCGACCAGGCAACGGATACGATTTTTTTAGCAACCTGGTCCAAGGAACTGCGACCGATCCGGCAGCCCCTCGAAAAGGCCCTTCAAAGAGGCGTGAAGTTAAACACGGTTGTCTATGGCACGACCAATTTTAAGCTGAAAACCGTCTACCAGCATCAGCCCTCCGACTATCCCCTGCGGGAAATGGGCCTGCGGCGATTTGTATTTGCAGCAGACAGCAACCGGGCCGCCATAGCCAATTTCAGTAATGACAACAGCGGCAGCGGGCTTTGGACCGATAATACCGGACTGGTCATGCTGTTTCGGGATTTTATCATTCACGAAATCTATATCATTAAAATACAAGAGGCGCTCCCCAGCCAAGTTCAGCAGCTTTTTGGAACCGGTTGGGAAAAGATCAGACAGTTCAATGAAAGGACCTTAGATGCAATTAGACCGTGA